One Roseimaritima multifibrata DNA window includes the following coding sequences:
- a CDS encoding PSD1 and planctomycete cytochrome C domain-containing protein, which yields MTLLMLSGMVYPATLFLVLVSAVAFADEQQFNRDVRPILSNHCFTCHGPDAATREGGLRLDQRDAATATSDSGERAIVPGDTDASELIRRITSTDPDVRMPPVDGPKPLDAKQIATLTKWIDGGAAYQSHWAFGPVVEPAVPNIGDSPWPRNDIDHFVLARLRENSLKPADQASPETLIRRVAFDLTGLPPTVEEIEKFLTDRSDQAYENMVDRYLQSPAYGEHMARHWLDLARYADTNGYQYDTEREQWVWRDWVIDAYNRNMPFDQFTTEQIAGDLLPNATAQQRLATGFNRNHGITIEGGIIDEEYRTEYVMDRVTTTGAVWLGLTVGCARCHDHKYDPISQREFYQLYSFFNQVPERGMKGFAPTEKIPSPLAGNRQQQLEAKLRRLQAELAKPIDWDSHLEQWAGQLANSPGSGWNVLTPKILKSSAGSTLTPLADHSILAGGANPRQDIYDIGSQTEVVGITAVRLEALTDDSLPGGGPGRHSNSNFVLSEFELTAVSTEDPSKTKAVKFVRAITDYQQTNYEVAKAINGTVANNDGWAVDGPSRKEPATAIFVAEKPFGFPGGTELRFRLRHEAGFATHGIGRTRLSVSTDPQSDLTFQGIPADIRRIAATKQAARSAEDTAKLKDYVAAHHDPQEDLKQRIAAIQQQQATAFPATMVMQDMPKPRKTHLLNRGQYDAPTDEVTANVPAIFPSMPQNSAANRLGFAEWLVDPSHPLTARVAVNRYWQRLFGMGLVKTSEDFGVQGSLPSHPELLDWLATEFVRSGWNVKQIQRLMITSATYRQTSHVGAAAYQADPENRWLARGPRMRLDGEELRDAALLASGLLVNQVGGKSVYPYQPAGLWMELNNRPGYSKEYPQGSGDDLYRRSIYTFWKRTVPSPMLKILDAPERELCTIRRSRTNTPSQALVLLNSPQFVEAARHLGERMMKHDAQRLEDKLTFGFRLVTAREPTEPELTAIVEAFHLEHQKLVASPDLALKILQVGESPFDSTLDTSQLAAFASIASLYLNLDEAITKG from the coding sequence GTGACACTCCTAATGCTATCCGGAATGGTCTATCCAGCTACGCTGTTTCTCGTCTTGGTGTCGGCTGTTGCGTTCGCTGACGAACAGCAATTCAATCGGGACGTACGGCCCATCCTTTCCAATCACTGTTTCACCTGTCACGGACCGGATGCGGCGACTCGTGAAGGTGGACTGCGGCTCGATCAGCGGGACGCGGCGACGGCAACCAGTGATTCTGGGGAACGAGCGATCGTACCGGGTGACACGGACGCCAGCGAATTGATCCGGCGCATTACCTCGACCGATCCCGATGTACGAATGCCACCGGTCGATGGTCCAAAGCCGCTCGATGCAAAACAGATCGCCACGTTAACAAAGTGGATTGACGGTGGCGCCGCATATCAGTCTCACTGGGCGTTTGGCCCCGTCGTGGAACCCGCCGTACCGAACATCGGGGACAGCCCCTGGCCGCGGAACGACATCGATCACTTCGTCCTCGCGCGGTTACGCGAAAACAGCTTGAAACCGGCCGACCAAGCCTCTCCTGAAACACTCATTCGCCGAGTCGCATTTGACCTAACCGGGTTACCGCCGACGGTTGAGGAAATCGAAAAATTCCTGACCGACCGATCGGATCAAGCCTATGAAAACATGGTTGACCGATACCTCCAGTCGCCCGCGTACGGCGAGCACATGGCTCGCCATTGGTTGGACTTGGCTAGGTACGCGGACACAAACGGCTACCAATACGATACCGAACGCGAGCAATGGGTCTGGCGCGACTGGGTGATCGACGCCTACAACCGCAACATGCCGTTTGATCAATTCACGACGGAGCAGATCGCCGGCGACCTGCTACCAAATGCCACCGCCCAACAGAGGCTTGCGACAGGGTTCAACCGGAATCATGGCATCACGATCGAAGGAGGTATCATCGATGAAGAATATCGAACCGAATACGTGATGGATCGAGTCACAACCACCGGCGCCGTCTGGTTGGGATTAACCGTCGGGTGTGCCCGTTGCCATGACCACAAATACGACCCGATCTCTCAGCGTGAATTCTATCAGCTCTATTCATTCTTCAATCAAGTGCCCGAACGCGGGATGAAAGGATTCGCTCCCACCGAAAAAATACCGTCGCCCCTTGCAGGGAATCGCCAACAACAATTGGAAGCGAAGCTTCGCAGATTGCAGGCGGAACTGGCTAAGCCCATCGATTGGGATTCTCACTTGGAACAATGGGCAGGACAGCTTGCTAATTCCCCCGGCAGCGGCTGGAACGTCCTGACGCCAAAAATCCTAAAGTCCTCTGCCGGATCAACGCTAACGCCACTGGCCGACCATTCGATTCTTGCGGGCGGTGCGAACCCACGTCAGGACATTTATGACATCGGGTCGCAGACCGAAGTCGTCGGCATCACGGCGGTGCGACTGGAAGCGTTAACGGATGACTCCCTTCCCGGCGGCGGCCCCGGACGCCATAGCAATTCAAATTTTGTCCTCAGCGAATTTGAACTGACCGCGGTATCGACCGAGGATCCATCGAAAACGAAGGCAGTGAAATTCGTACGCGCGATCACGGATTACCAGCAAACGAATTACGAAGTTGCCAAAGCGATCAACGGGACGGTCGCCAACAATGATGGCTGGGCCGTGGACGGACCGTCTCGAAAAGAACCGGCGACCGCGATCTTTGTCGCTGAAAAGCCGTTCGGGTTCCCAGGTGGTACGGAACTGCGATTTCGCCTTCGTCATGAAGCCGGTTTCGCTACACACGGTATCGGCCGGACGCGGCTCTCCGTATCAACCGATCCGCAATCGGACCTGACCTTTCAGGGAATCCCTGCGGACATTCGGCGGATCGCTGCTACCAAGCAAGCCGCTCGATCGGCTGAAGATACCGCCAAGCTAAAAGATTACGTCGCTGCCCACCACGATCCTCAAGAAGATCTGAAACAACGTATCGCTGCCATCCAACAGCAACAGGCGACCGCGTTTCCGGCGACGATGGTCATGCAGGACATGCCGAAACCGCGTAAGACCCATCTACTGAACCGTGGCCAATACGATGCCCCTACCGACGAAGTCACGGCAAATGTTCCTGCCATCTTTCCATCGATGCCCCAAAATTCCGCCGCGAACCGCCTGGGTTTTGCCGAGTGGCTGGTCGATCCTTCGCATCCTCTGACCGCCCGCGTTGCGGTTAATCGTTATTGGCAACGGCTCTTCGGAATGGGGTTGGTGAAAACGTCGGAAGACTTCGGAGTCCAAGGCTCGCTCCCCAGTCACCCGGAATTACTGGACTGGTTGGCGACCGAATTCGTTCGCAGCGGCTGGAATGTTAAACAGATCCAGCGTCTGATGATCACGTCAGCAACCTATCGGCAAACATCCCACGTCGGCGCTGCCGCTTATCAAGCCGATCCCGAAAACCGATGGCTCGCCCGAGGCCCACGCATGCGGCTTGATGGCGAGGAACTTCGCGACGCAGCACTGCTTGCCAGCGGTCTGCTGGTGAATCAGGTGGGCGGAAAAAGCGTCTACCCTTACCAGCCTGCCGGGCTGTGGATGGAACTGAACAATCGGCCGGGTTATTCCAAAGAATACCCGCAAGGCAGTGGCGACGATCTCTACCGCCGCAGCATCTATACTTTTTGGAAACGAACCGTACCGTCGCCGATGCTGAAGATTTTGGATGCTCCAGAACGTGAGCTCTGTACCATTCGCCGGTCGCGAACGAACACGCCGTCCCAAGCCCTTGTGCTACTGAACAGCCCTCAGTTCGTTGAAGCAGCCAGGCATCTAGGCGAGAGAATGATGAAACACGACGCCCAACGTCTTGAAGACAAACTGACCTTTGGGTTTCGACTTGTTACCGCTCGCGAGCCAACCGAACCCGAATTGACGGCCATCGTCGAAGCCTTTCATTTGGAACATCAGAAACTGGTTGCGTCCCCTGATTTGGCTCTAAAAATTCTGCAAGTGGGCGAATCTCCGTTCGATTCCACACTCGACACATCGCAGTTGGCCGCCTTCGCAAGTATTGCAAGCCTGTATCTGAACCTGGATGAAGCCATTACAAAAGGTTAA
- a CDS encoding DUF1501 domain-containing protein, translating into MHMMSHPIQESQLLQTRRHFFGRTSTGIGVAALASLMNTGSAHGGPGPDALSQLSQIAPKAKRVIYLLQSGAPSQVDLFDYKPSLNKLDRTELPDSVRQGQRLTGMTAGQKNFTVVKSPWKFQQHGQSGAWLSELLPHMSNVVDDICIIRSMHTEAINHDPAITFFQSGNQQPGRPSIGAWLSYGLGSETQDLPSFVVLLSKNTFHQAQPLYDRLWGSGFLPSKYQGVKFRSQGDPVLYLNDPTGRSSADRRMMLDRLENLNRMHEAAIGDPEISSRIAQYEMAYRMQTSVPDLADTSDEPASTFDLYGEDAKQPGSHASNCLLARRLAERGVRFIQVFHRGWDHHSNVQKYLPTLAKETDQGSAALIQDLKQRGMLDETLVIWAGEFGRTVYSQGNPDTFGRDHHPRCFSIWMAGGGIKPGIRYGQTDDYCYNITENPVHVHDFHATLLHCLGIDHEKLTYRFQGRDYRLTDVHGNVVHNILT; encoded by the coding sequence ATGCACATGATGAGTCATCCAATCCAGGAATCCCAACTCCTGCAAACCCGACGACACTTCTTCGGACGTACCAGCACCGGTATCGGCGTTGCGGCGTTAGCCTCATTGATGAACACCGGCTCCGCCCACGGGGGACCGGGACCGGACGCACTCAGCCAGCTGTCGCAGATTGCTCCCAAGGCAAAGCGGGTCATTTACCTGCTGCAATCGGGAGCTCCTTCGCAGGTCGATCTGTTCGATTATAAGCCTTCGCTGAACAAACTGGATCGAACGGAACTACCCGATAGCGTTCGCCAAGGACAGCGACTGACGGGGATGACCGCTGGCCAAAAGAACTTCACGGTCGTCAAATCTCCTTGGAAATTCCAGCAGCATGGACAATCGGGTGCATGGTTAAGTGAGCTGCTTCCGCACATGTCCAACGTTGTTGACGACATCTGCATCATCCGATCGATGCATACCGAGGCGATCAATCACGATCCAGCGATCACCTTCTTCCAGTCGGGTAACCAGCAACCGGGCAGGCCGAGTATCGGTGCGTGGCTCAGCTATGGTTTGGGCAGTGAAACGCAAGATCTGCCTTCGTTTGTGGTCCTGCTAAGCAAGAACACCTTCCATCAAGCTCAGCCGCTTTACGATCGGCTTTGGGGCAGCGGCTTTCTGCCATCGAAATATCAAGGCGTGAAATTTCGCAGCCAGGGTGATCCGGTTTTGTACCTGAACGACCCCACCGGGCGGTCGAGCGCTGACCGCCGCATGATGCTTGACCGACTGGAAAATTTAAACCGAATGCACGAAGCGGCCATCGGCGATCCAGAAATTTCTTCTCGTATCGCTCAATACGAAATGGCTTATCGGATGCAGACATCGGTCCCCGATTTGGCCGACACATCTGACGAACCCGCCAGCACGTTTGACCTATACGGTGAAGATGCCAAGCAACCCGGCTCGCATGCTTCGAATTGCCTGCTTGCCCGTCGGCTTGCCGAACGGGGCGTCCGTTTCATTCAGGTCTTTCATCGCGGCTGGGACCATCACAGCAACGTCCAGAAATACCTACCGACTCTCGCAAAAGAAACCGACCAGGGCTCCGCCGCGTTGATTCAAGATCTGAAACAACGTGGGATGCTAGATGAAACGCTTGTTATCTGGGCGGGTGAATTCGGCCGCACGGTTTACTCGCAAGGCAATCCTGACACCTTTGGTCGCGATCACCATCCTCGCTGTTTCTCCATTTGGATGGCAGGCGGAGGCATCAAGCCGGGCATCCGGTACGGCCAGACAGACGACTACTGCTACAACATCACAGAAAACCCTGTCCATGTTCACGACTTCCACGCCACGTTACTGCACTGCCTAGGAATCGACCACGAAAAACTCACCTACCGTTTCCAAGGGCGTGATTACCGTCTAACGGATGTCCACGGAAACGTGGTCCACAACATTTTGACGTAA
- a CDS encoding GNAT family N-acetyltransferase, whose protein sequence is MNYAIEPDLQTAEFIDILRRSTLAERRPMDDADHLAQMLSGADLIATARDENGKLVGLARAITDFAYCTYLSDLAVDVASQGLGIGRQLIQLIHQKAGLNTRLILLAAPAAQSYYPHIGMEKHESCWMIPPQGL, encoded by the coding sequence GTGAACTATGCCATCGAACCTGATCTTCAGACAGCAGAGTTCATTGATATTCTTCGCCGATCGACGCTGGCCGAAAGGCGACCGATGGACGATGCAGATCACCTTGCGCAGATGCTTTCAGGAGCGGACCTAATCGCCACGGCGCGCGATGAAAACGGGAAACTTGTCGGTCTGGCCCGCGCGATCACCGATTTTGCTTACTGCACCTATCTATCGGACTTGGCGGTTGATGTCGCTTCGCAAGGATTGGGAATCGGCCGCCAACTGATCCAATTGATTCATCAAAAGGCAGGCCTGAATACGAGGTTGATTCTGCTAGCGGCTCCGGCTGCCCAAAGCTATTACCCGCATATTGGCATGGAAAAGCATGAATCGTGCTGGATGATTCCACCGCAAGGTCTCTAA
- a CDS encoding universal stress protein, which translates to MAETNYFAKTKIVVPFDFSDFSAGAVETACKIASRNEQVTVLHVIDPAQLHGFDDNGGYELAGELGNSLANIEGANEIDEANRKKALQAMQDLFEKSDCVGVHFAAVVDAPTIGIVEFASQNGVELIVMPSHGRTGIKRLLIGSVAEHVVRSAHCPVLVLR; encoded by the coding sequence ATGGCTGAAACAAACTATTTTGCCAAAACAAAGATCGTCGTCCCTTTTGATTTTTCAGACTTCTCTGCTGGGGCCGTTGAGACCGCTTGCAAGATCGCAAGTAGAAATGAGCAAGTGACGGTACTGCATGTCATCGACCCTGCTCAGCTTCACGGGTTTGACGATAACGGTGGTTATGAACTCGCCGGGGAACTGGGGAATTCTTTGGCAAACATAGAGGGCGCCAATGAGATCGACGAAGCGAATCGGAAGAAGGCACTTCAAGCGATGCAGGATCTGTTTGAGAAATCCGATTGTGTGGGCGTTCATTTTGCGGCCGTCGTCGACGCGCCGACGATCGGGATCGTTGAATTTGCATCGCAAAACGGTGTCGAGTTGATCGTTATGCCGTCACACGGTCGAACCGGCATCAAACGCTTGCTGATCGGTTCCGTCGCCGAACACGTCGTACGCTCCGCCCACTGCCCTGTTCTCGTTCTGCGCTAA
- a CDS encoding TraR/DksA family transcriptional regulator, producing the protein MTSKPDYSKLRASLEKELADLVARAVEIDDDLSDPANEDWEDRAAETEGDEVAESIGNLALKEIDQIKHALHQIDMGTYGKCTRCGKTIPKARLEAIPYATTCTSCA; encoded by the coding sequence ATGACAAGTAAACCAGATTACTCCAAGCTTCGCGCGTCGCTTGAAAAAGAGCTCGCCGATTTGGTCGCCCGAGCGGTGGAAATCGACGATGACTTGAGCGATCCAGCCAACGAGGATTGGGAAGATCGAGCCGCGGAGACCGAAGGGGACGAGGTCGCGGAATCGATCGGGAATCTCGCGTTGAAAGAAATTGATCAGATCAAACATGCGTTGCACCAAATCGATATGGGTACTTATGGGAAATGCACACGCTGTGGGAAAACGATTCCTAAGGCGCGGCTGGAAGCCATCCCGTACGCAACGACCTGTACGAGCTGTGCTTAG
- a CDS encoding thioredoxin family protein gives MAKVQVLGTGCIKCGYLMKNAEVAVAERQAGDLVEKVDDIVKVLEFNPSALPALVINGKVVSNGTLPSSEEIKQLIDQSNEGEGL, from the coding sequence ATGGCGAAAGTTCAAGTTCTCGGTACCGGCTGCATTAAATGTGGCTACCTCATGAAAAACGCGGAAGTCGCTGTTGCAGAGCGACAGGCGGGCGATTTGGTCGAGAAGGTCGACGACATCGTGAAAGTGCTTGAGTTCAATCCGTCAGCGCTCCCCGCCTTAGTCATCAATGGCAAAGTCGTCAGCAACGGAACACTTCCTAGCTCGGAAGAAATCAAACAACTCATTGATCAATCAAACGAAGGGGAAGGTCTGTAA
- a CDS encoding nitrophenyl compound nitroreductase subunit ArsF family protein yields the protein MKTKSIFSLLLLMFVGISIVMAVRKIGPPAKPDSSDTAAAATMTSATTPVGLQSSLAESPFSAVYFHAPHRCPTCRTIESFTHEALNPEIEAGKISWQIADYTSDENASLVKQFDVYTSTVVLVNVEDGKIVRWKNLEEVWNHTGDQDEFTNFINESWNSFANASTKEQS from the coding sequence ATGAAAACCAAATCTATTTTCAGCCTATTGCTATTGATGTTTGTAGGCATCAGCATCGTTATGGCAGTTCGAAAAATCGGACCGCCAGCCAAACCGGATTCATCCGATACCGCCGCAGCCGCCACGATGACTTCGGCGACAACGCCGGTCGGTCTCCAGTCGAGTCTTGCGGAGTCCCCCTTCAGCGCGGTCTATTTCCACGCGCCCCATCGCTGTCCGACCTGTCGAACCATCGAAAGCTTTACTCACGAGGCACTCAACCCGGAGATCGAAGCGGGCAAGATTTCCTGGCAAATAGCGGACTACACATCCGATGAAAACGCGTCGCTGGTCAAGCAGTTCGACGTCTACACATCGACCGTCGTGTTAGTAAACGTGGAAGACGGAAAAATTGTCCGCTGGAAGAATCTAGAAGAGGTCTGGAATCATACCGGCGATCAAGATGAATTCACGAACTTCATCAACGAATCCTGGAATTCATTTGCGAACGCAAGCACGAAAGAACAGTCGTGA
- a CDS encoding aromatic aminobenezylarsenical efflux permease ArsG family transporter: MNSYWLVAGSALWLGILTSISPCPLATNIAAISYVSRSLGQSWKTVASSLLYTLGRVLAYSVLGALVVASLLSAPGLAVGLQKYLNLFLGPLLVIVGMILLGLIELPMTSGQGIQRLREKFENLGFIGSALLGILFALSFCPVSAALFFGSLIPLAVKNDSSVFLPALYGVGTGVPVLLFALLLVFGKQSFSSFFQKVTSAETWLRRLTGGSILAVGIYITVQQIYLS; the protein is encoded by the coding sequence ATGAATAGTTATTGGCTAGTAGCAGGTTCAGCATTATGGCTAGGAATTCTGACATCGATCAGTCCATGCCCACTCGCCACGAACATCGCTGCGATATCGTATGTCAGCCGTAGTTTGGGACAGTCCTGGAAGACGGTTGCCTCCAGCTTGCTTTACACACTGGGGCGGGTACTGGCATACAGCGTTCTCGGAGCGTTGGTTGTCGCAAGTCTGCTTTCAGCTCCGGGTCTAGCCGTCGGACTCCAGAAGTATCTGAACCTATTCCTGGGCCCATTGCTGGTCATTGTCGGGATGATTCTGCTGGGATTAATCGAATTGCCAATGACTTCAGGGCAGGGGATCCAAAGGCTGCGTGAGAAATTTGAAAACCTTGGATTCATCGGTTCGGCCTTGCTGGGAATCTTGTTCGCCCTCAGCTTTTGCCCAGTATCAGCCGCTCTGTTCTTCGGCAGCCTAATTCCTCTGGCAGTGAAAAACGATTCAAGCGTGTTCCTACCTGCTCTCTACGGAGTCGGAACAGGCGTTCCCGTGCTTCTGTTTGCCCTTCTGTTGGTCTTCGGCAAACAGTCGTTTTCTAGCTTTTTCCAAAAAGTAACCAGTGCTGAAACTTGGCTGCGCCGCCTTACCGGAGGCAGTATTTTGGCCGTTGGCATCTACATCACCGTTCAACAAATCTATTTGAGCTGA
- a CDS encoding VF530 family protein, whose product MNQSQPNNPLHGITLKSILEYLVAEYGWERLGDRIHIQCFISNPSINSSLKFLRKTEWARKKVERLYLYSVSYDDRHGKNSPDLDEIEVESETGSEMESDIGAEMDSEIQPGSPWDRARQK is encoded by the coding sequence ATGAACCAGTCACAGCCCAACAATCCGCTGCACGGCATCACGCTGAAATCGATCCTAGAGTACTTGGTCGCTGAGTATGGTTGGGAGCGATTGGGTGACCGCATCCACATCCAGTGTTTCATCAGCAACCCGAGCATCAACAGCAGCTTGAAATTTCTTCGGAAAACGGAATGGGCGCGGAAAAAGGTCGAACGGCTCTATTTGTACTCGGTCAGTTACGACGACCGGCATGGGAAGAACAGCCCAGATCTCGACGAGATTGAAGTGGAGTCTGAAACGGGCTCTGAAATGGAGTCTGACATAGGCGCTGAAATGGATTCTGAAATTCAGCCGGGCAGTCCTTGGGACCGAGCACGGCAGAAGTAG
- the arsB gene encoding ACR3 family arsenite efflux transporter, producing the protein MDKEPQASIGFFEKNLTYWVVLCMVIGVLIGKFVPAIPALLVKFEYANVSIPIAILIWLMIYPMMMKVDFASIKDVGKTPKGLFVTWIVNWLIKPFTMFGIAAFFFYVVFEPWISPELAKDYLAGAVLLGAAPCTAMVFVWSHLTRGNAAYTVVQVATNDLIILVAFTPIVALLLGIGGITIPWMTLIVSVVLFVVVPLAGGVLTRHLVVRSKGEEYFENKFIPKFNNFTIAGLLLTLILIFSFQGEVILNNPFHIVLIAIPLIIQTVLIFFLAYGVCYKLHCRHEIAAPAGMIGASNFFELSVAVAITLFGASSPVVLATIVGVLVEVPVMLALVAYANRTTGSFAKFESTDES; encoded by the coding sequence ATGGACAAAGAACCGCAGGCATCCATTGGCTTCTTCGAAAAGAATCTGACGTACTGGGTTGTGCTTTGCATGGTGATTGGGGTGTTGATTGGGAAGTTTGTTCCCGCAATCCCTGCACTCCTTGTCAAATTTGAGTACGCCAATGTTTCGATACCGATCGCGATACTGATCTGGTTGATGATCTACCCGATGATGATGAAGGTAGATTTCGCCAGTATTAAGGATGTCGGAAAAACTCCGAAGGGGTTGTTTGTAACCTGGATTGTGAACTGGCTGATCAAGCCTTTTACAATGTTTGGTATCGCCGCGTTCTTTTTTTATGTGGTGTTTGAGCCCTGGATTTCACCGGAATTGGCCAAGGATTATTTGGCAGGTGCTGTTTTGTTGGGGGCTGCACCCTGCACTGCGATGGTTTTTGTTTGGAGTCACTTGACGCGTGGCAATGCGGCTTACACCGTGGTGCAGGTGGCGACGAATGACTTGATCATTTTGGTCGCCTTCACCCCGATCGTTGCGCTCTTGCTAGGTATCGGAGGGATTACGATCCCCTGGATGACGCTGATCGTTTCGGTGGTTCTGTTCGTTGTCGTGCCGTTGGCCGGTGGAGTACTCACCCGGCATCTGGTCGTCCGCTCCAAAGGCGAAGAGTATTTCGAGAACAAGTTTATTCCTAAGTTCAATAACTTCACGATCGCCGGTTTGCTGCTGACATTGATTTTGATCTTTTCATTCCAAGGGGAAGTGATTCTCAACAATCCGTTTCATATCGTGTTGATTGCGATCCCGCTGATTATCCAAACGGTTTTGATTTTCTTTTTGGCTTATGGTGTCTGCTATAAACTTCACTGTCGTCACGAGATCGCTGCACCGGCCGGGATGATCGGTGCATCGAATTTCTTCGAGCTTTCAGTTGCCGTGGCAATTACTCTTTTCGGAGCGTCATCGCCGGTCGTTTTGGCCACGATCGTGGGCGTCCTTGTGGAGGTGCCGGTGATGCTGGCCCTTGTTGCCTACGCCAATCGAACCACCGGATCGTTCGCGAAGTTCGAGTCGACCGATGAGAGCTAA
- a CDS encoding ArsR/SmtB family transcription factor yields the protein MKPQEASQCCGPIDDLLDAELFKALGEPTRLKLLSCLAKCGRACSVTELTECCKVDFSVVSRHLSVLEKAGVLTATKEGRTVMYAVRYKHLSEAFRGLAVAFEGCRPKRRSAKT from the coding sequence ATGAAGCCACAAGAGGCCTCACAGTGTTGTGGCCCCATCGACGACTTGCTTGATGCTGAACTGTTTAAGGCATTGGGCGAACCGACGCGATTAAAGCTGCTTTCCTGCTTGGCGAAGTGCGGTCGGGCTTGTTCGGTTACCGAACTAACGGAATGCTGCAAGGTCGATTTCTCTGTGGTGTCGCGTCACCTGAGCGTGTTGGAGAAAGCGGGAGTCCTCACCGCCACGAAAGAAGGCCGCACGGTCATGTATGCAGTGCGGTATAAGCATCTCTCTGAAGCTTTTCGTGGATTGGCGGTCGCGTTTGAAGGTTGTCGTCCCAAGCGTCGATCGGCCAAAACATAG
- a CDS encoding slipin family protein produces the protein MFKKIHIRSYEVGLKFRENEFVGLIGAGKHFVYMGFGKTKVRVVSKRDPWLVDDQLDVIVKSGVLADKAEVIDLSDHERALVWIDGRFSCVLGPGLYAYWTGVRNTRVETVTIENARLEHKELSTIVRGGDAARLLDVCKVDRDHVGVLFLDGRFVELLDPGLYAFWKDAGDARVVAVDTRELQVDVSGQEMLTADKVSLRINAMATYVVKDARRAVSVSDDLRQSFYREVQFALRASVGARELDVFLGGKDDLIEELEQSVRDRARVLGLEVVSVGIRDVILPGDMKDLMNKVIEARKAAEANLIRAREETAAMRSQANTAKLLADNPTLMRLRELEILEKIASAGNMSIVLGEKGLADRVVNLL, from the coding sequence ATGTTCAAGAAAATCCATATTCGTAGTTATGAAGTCGGTTTGAAATTCCGCGAAAACGAATTCGTTGGGCTGATCGGTGCTGGAAAGCACTTTGTCTACATGGGATTTGGTAAGACTAAGGTTCGTGTGGTCAGCAAACGTGACCCATGGCTGGTCGATGATCAGCTTGACGTGATCGTCAAGTCTGGCGTTTTGGCCGACAAGGCCGAGGTCATTGATTTGAGCGATCACGAGCGAGCGTTGGTGTGGATCGACGGTCGATTCAGCTGCGTCCTTGGCCCTGGCCTGTACGCATACTGGACCGGCGTTCGTAATACTCGCGTCGAAACCGTTACCATCGAAAACGCACGTCTGGAGCACAAAGAGCTCTCGACGATCGTTCGGGGGGGCGACGCGGCCCGATTGCTGGACGTGTGCAAGGTCGATCGGGACCACGTCGGCGTCCTATTCCTGGATGGCCGCTTCGTTGAACTGCTTGACCCTGGTTTGTATGCATTCTGGAAGGATGCCGGTGACGCTCGTGTTGTCGCCGTCGACACGCGTGAATTGCAGGTCGACGTTTCCGGACAAGAAATGCTGACGGCCGACAAGGTAAGCCTGCGGATCAACGCGATGGCGACGTACGTCGTGAAGGATGCGCGCCGAGCGGTAAGTGTGTCGGACGATTTGCGACAATCGTTCTACCGAGAAGTGCAGTTTGCGCTGCGAGCTTCCGTCGGCGCTCGTGAACTGGACGTGTTTCTGGGAGGCAAAGACGATCTGATCGAAGAACTTGAGCAGAGCGTCCGTGACCGAGCCAGAGTACTCGGTTTGGAAGTCGTTTCGGTCGGAATCCGTGATGTGATCCTGCCAGGCGACATGAAGGACTTGATGAACAAGGTGATCGAAGCCAGGAAGGCGGCCGAAGCAAACTTGATCCGCGCCCGCGAAGAAACGGCGGCCATGCGAAGCCAAGCCAACACGGCAAAGCTGCTGGCCGACAATCCAACGCTGATGCGACTTCGAGAGCTGGAAATACTCGAAAAGATTGCCTCGGCCGGCAATATGAGCATCGTGCTTGGCGAGAAAGGACTCGCCGACCGTGTTGTGAACTTGTTGTAA